A window of the Henckelia pumila isolate YLH828 chromosome 3, ASM3356847v2, whole genome shotgun sequence genome harbors these coding sequences:
- the LOC140887625 gene encoding uncharacterized protein: protein MGLGKLRIGGAWSGVLEVELDDWTVAMLREELANRSNCGGPHSINLICGGKMLKDGDGSEKLSQLGVRNNGKIFASKVSSSDQVGKSQKDEFLAEEERANKLSRLKAAATSLASRHVDGSLPDGDFNLELENQSGEKVQLGSETDQRAIMMGLMLHTNGKALIRKQQYRDALEVLTVGEEAFSLCDPKLVEMVDNVSILQIDMVWCYFMLRDISWLSVAGIRLAKAREGIERSHGKESARLRILQGGRFPELALHLRMELLEGVVAYHSGQLQKSKEFLTSAQAKFSQLQVPDETLSFLMSMGYKEREAKRALRMNNLDVGSAIDFLVDEKAKRAKKREENLRRQKDILEQKQYGVTPLRKAVDLQKVNELVSIGFEKDLAAEALRRNENDTQKALDDLTNPETNSVLQTEIISRKRKRLRQAEAAARESLLSMGFTSTSVDDALHKFSDEEQALNHLLGQPNGSTTDASGASPVPPKNVNETENLGSNDIASSSGGTSNDNDFKVRDMEMEGELTEELHNTDAYSDYDIEVTIEGEAINEYLALLDSAENVEKILT from the exons ATGGGCCTCGGGAAACTGAGAATTGGTGGAGCATGGAGTGGGGTGCTGGAAGTCGAACTAGATGACTGGACAGTGGCCATGTTGAGAGAAGAATTGGCAAACCGATCAAACTGCGGTGGGCCTCACTCAATAAACCTGATATGCGGGGGCAAAATGCTCAAAGATGGTGATGGCTCTGAGAAATTGAGCCAATTGGGTGTCAGAAACAACGGCAAGATTTTTGCTTCCAAGGTTTCTTCTTCTGATCAAGTCGGGAAGTCGCAAAAAGATGAGTTCTTGGCCGAAGAAGAGCGCGCCAACAAACTTTCCAGGCTCAA GGCTGCTGCCACTTCATTGGCCAGTAGACATGTAGATGGTTCCTTACCTGATGGGGACTTCAATCTAGAGCTGGAAAATCAGAGTGGAGAAAAAGTGCAGTTGGGATCTGAGACTGACCAAAG GGCCATAATGATGGGACTCATGCTTCACACAAATGGAAAAGCCCTGATACGAAAGCAACAATATAGAGATGCATTGGAAGTCCTCACCGTTGGTGAG GAGGCTTTCTCTCTGTGTGACCCTAAGCTTGTTGAG ATGGTTGACAACGTATCAATTCTTCAAATAGACATGGTGTGGTGCTATTTTATGCTCCGAGATATCAGTTGGCTTTCCGTAGCAGGTATTCGCCTTGCAAAAGCTAGAGAAGGTATTGAGCGTTCTCATGGAAAGGAATCTGCTCGCCTGAGGATTCTTCAAGGAGGTCGTTTTCCTGAGCTTGCATT ACACTTGAGAATGGAGTTGCTAGAAGGAGTGGTTGCATATCACAGTGGTCAGTTGCAAAAATCGAAAGAATTCCTGACATCAGCACAGGCTAAATTTTCCCAG CTCCAAGTTCCTGATGAAACCTTGTCTTTTCTAATGAGCATGGGTTATAAAGAACGTGAAGCAAAGAGGGCCCTACGCATGAACAACTTGGATGTTGGAAGTGCTATTGATTTTCTTGTTGATGAAAAGGCAAAAAGGGCTAAAAAACGGGAGGAGAATCTCAGAAGACAAAAAGACATCCT GGAGCAAAAACAATACGGAGTGACTCCTCTTAGGAAAGCAGTGGATCTCCAGAAAGTAAATGAATTGGTCTCCATAGG GTTTGAGAAAGATCTGGCTGCAGAGGCCCTTCGAAGAAATGAAAATGACACCCAGAAGGCTTTGGATGACTTGACAAACCCTGAAACAAATTCTGTTTTACAA ACTGAAATTATATCAAGGAAAAGGAAAAGGTTGCGTCAAGCAGAAGCTGCTGCCAGAGAAAGTCTTTTATCCATGGGATTCACGAGCACATCAG TGGACGACGCCCTTCACAAGTTTAGCGATGAAGAGCAGGCATTAAACCATCTACTTGGACAACCCAACGGAAGTACCACTGATGCATCAGGTGCAAGTCCTGTTCCACCAAAGAATGTCAATGAGACAGAAAACTTAGGATCCAATGATATAGCCAGCAGCTCTGGAGGTACATCAAACGACAACGATTTTAAGGTTCGGGATATGGAGATGGAAGGTGAACTCACAGAAGAACTGCACAATACAGATGCATATTCCGACTATGATATTGAAGTTACGATAGAAGGTGAGGCGATAAACGAGTACTTGGCATTGTTAGATTCTGCAGAAAATGTGGAAAAAATTCTTACATAG
- the LOC140892954 gene encoding uncharacterized protein: MAASHFPAAHFPRPSTTATTSTAPTFFHSLPKHATKTKSSPPLKFTDHKDFRCVFKLRSIAQETESQPKPSSASDTQQQQQQLVEFLYEDLPHLFDDRGIDRTAYDERVNFRDPITKHDSIGGYLFNIAMLKNIFNPDFQLHWVKQTGAYELTTRWTMVMKFALLPWKPELVFTGTSVMGINPQTMKFCSHLDYWDSIQNNEYFSVEGLLEVLKQLRYYKTPDLETPKYQILKRTANYEVRKYEPFIVVETNTDKLSGSSGFNSVAGYIFGKNATTEKIPMTTPVFTQAFDQEISKLSIQIVIPADKDLSSLPAPNQDNIRLNKSEGGIAAVSRFSGKPTDDIAREKESALRSALVRDGLKPRVGCMLARYNDPGRTWSFIMRNEILIWLEEFSLD; the protein is encoded by the exons ATGGCAGCCTCACATTTCCCCGCCGCCCACTTCCCACGGCCGAGCACCACCGCCACCACCTCCACCGCTCCCACCTTCTTCCACTCTCTCCCCAAGCACGCCACCAAAACCAAATCCTCACCGCCACTAAAATTCACAGACCACAAAGATTTCAGGTGTGTGTTCAAGCTCAGAAGCATAGCCCAAGAAACCGAAAGCCAGCCCAAACCAAGCTCGGCCTCCGAcacgcagcagcagcagcagcagttgGTGGAATTCTTGTACGAGGATCTTCCCCATCTGTTCGACGATCGAGGGATCGATCGGACGGCCTACGACGAGCGTGTGAATTTCAGAGATCCCATCACCAAGCACGACAGTATCGGCGGGTACCTCTTCAATATCGCCATGTTGAAGAATATCTTCAACCCAGATTTCCAGTTGCACTGGGTTAAACAG ACAGGAGCTTATGAGTTAACTACAAGATGGACCATGGTTATGAAGTTTGCTCTGTTGCCTTGGAAGCCTGAATTAGTCTTCACAGGCACTTCTGTTATGGGCATTAATCCACAAACTATGAAGTTCTGCAGCCATCTG GACTATTGGGATTCCATTCAGAACAATGAGTATTTTTCTGTGGAAGGTTTACTTGAAGTGTTGAAGCAA CTGCGTTATTACAAGACTCCGGACTTGGAAACGCCCAAATATCAAATACTGAAACGAACTGCCAATTATGAG GTGAGAAAGTATGAGCCGTTTATAGTCGTCGAAACAAATACCGACAAGCTATCTGGTTCAAGCGGCTTCAACTCAGTTGCTGG GTACATATTTGGGAAAAATGCCACGACGGAGAAAATACCGATGACGACTCCAGTGTTTACTCAAGCATTTGACCAGGAGATCTCCAAGCTTTCTATCCAAATAGTTATTCCAGCAGACAAAGATTTGAGCAGCTTACCAGCTCCGAATCAAGATAACATTAGGTTGAATAAATCTGAAGGTGGTATAGCTGCAGTCTCAAGATTCAGTGGAAAACCAACAGATGATATTGCTCGAGAAAAAGAAAGTGCACTTCGATCTGCACTCGTTAGAGACGGTCTGAAACCCAGAGTCGGTTGTATGCTAGCTCGATACAACGATCCCGGTCGAACTTGGAGTTTTATAATG AGGAATGAAATTCTTATTTGGCTCGAGGAGTTTTCGTTGGACTGA